The DNA sequence GAGCTCATAGTTCCTCATAAGTAGTTTAATCCTTGATCTCTTCACTTGGTTTGTTCCTTCATGAGCAGTTTGAAGTGCATCCCAGATCTCCTTTGCATTAAAGCTTGTAGATATCATGTTGTACTCATCAGGATCAAGTCCACAGATGAGGATCTTCTTCGCctttgcattcttctccatcattctaAAATCTGCTACCACAAATTCAAAGGGATCTTTGGGAATAGTTTCAATGTACCCTTTTTGTTTAGTGGGAGTTAGTGGACCTCGATTCACTATAATCAAAAGGTCATAGTCTTTAGCCGTCAGCAAATCCTCCATTCTTGCTTTCCACCAACTGTAGTATTTTTCATTGAACAGGGGTGGTCTAGTAGTTAACTGTCCTTCGTTAATGCCAGGTGGGGCACTCATTTTGCTTCCAAGATCTTTATAGGTGTTAACCATATGTGAGAGAACccactctgataccaacttttagTTTGAGTGCCTTTCTGaattactaaagaacttggttcGTTACCTTACTCCTTAAGCATAAGCGAGATAAACAGGAAAATGAACACATCaatttttacatgaaaaatcaCCCATCTCAAAGGTGTAAAACCCACGACCTACCATTTAGGATTTTAACTTCAACTTTACTAAAATAAATGAGCCAACGTATCGAGTACAAAACCTGTGAATCAATACCCTCCAGTTCTCCTACTTCAACTATTTGacttacaagttactctaacttgcaaACTCAATCAATCACTTCAACTCACTGATTATGTATGACACTTTATTACAACTCGATTTTCTAAAACATATTCACTAACTGAATCAAAAAGAACACAAACACTAGTAATCGACTTTAGTGTTAAAAATGTAGTTCCACGGTTGATGTGCAAAAGAATTGTCTCAGCAGTCCAAGAAGATA is a window from the Nicotiana tomentosiformis chromosome 10, ASM39032v3, whole genome shotgun sequence genome containing:
- the LOC138900127 gene encoding uncharacterized protein, producing the protein MVNTYKDLGSKMSAPPGINEGQLTTRPPLFNEKYYSWWKARMEDLLTAKDYDLLIIVNRGPLTPTKQKGYIETIPKDPFEFVVADFRMMEKNAKAKKILICGLDPDEYNMISTSFNAKEIWDALQTAHEGTNQVKRSRIKLLMRNYELFPMKESEHVQEMMARFTIITNKLKSLGKVFTSEELVRKILRILPSS